The following proteins are encoded in a genomic region of Deltaproteobacteria bacterium:
- a CDS encoding ABC transporter substrate-binding protein, which produces MKLFHASLWLVIFGIGLLSHVDRAGAQKPPAKLTVSYSAAGGQYINVFVAKEFGIFDKHGLDVTLNQINSSSQAVASLRSNSVEVAMGPAGVIYDAIAKGVTDFSIFGECMPWTVLEVWVQPQIKTVKDLVGKTISSTNPNSLGDLMTGVWLAKHGIKKSEVNIVYLGGLANLISAMKANKTEATMILPPLGEQLLPSGQKRLGDLRDIAYSNQAWTTTKTYAAKNSDTLQRFAAAVTEGIAFVKRNKAKTLTVLPKYAGVTNEEWNAYAYEFFTPLLTIVPRVTPELVKATQELSTVEETRKLNLKPYINNNYIDKLAASGFIDKLYK; this is translated from the coding sequence ATGAAACTTTTTCACGCATCCTTATGGCTGGTTATCTTCGGCATCGGCCTCCTATCACACGTTGATCGAGCCGGCGCGCAAAAACCGCCGGCCAAACTCACCGTCAGTTACAGCGCCGCCGGCGGGCAGTATATCAATGTGTTCGTCGCCAAAGAGTTCGGCATCTTCGATAAGCATGGCCTCGATGTCACGCTCAATCAGATCAACAGCAGCTCCCAAGCGGTTGCCTCGCTACGATCCAACAGCGTCGAGGTCGCCATGGGTCCGGCGGGCGTTATCTACGATGCCATCGCCAAGGGCGTCACCGACTTCTCGATCTTCGGCGAGTGCATGCCCTGGACCGTGCTCGAAGTCTGGGTGCAGCCGCAAATCAAAACCGTGAAAGATTTGGTCGGCAAGACCATCAGCTCGACCAATCCCAATTCCCTCGGCGATCTGATGACCGGCGTCTGGCTCGCCAAGCATGGAATCAAAAAATCGGAGGTCAACATCGTCTACCTCGGCGGCTTGGCAAATTTGATAAGCGCCATGAAGGCGAACAAAACCGAAGCGACCATGATCCTGCCGCCCCTCGGTGAGCAGCTTCTTCCTTCCGGACAGAAACGACTTGGCGATTTGCGCGACATCGCCTACTCCAATCAAGCCTGGACCACAACCAAAACGTACGCGGCGAAAAATAGCGACACCTTGCAGCGTTTCGCCGCCGCCGTCACCGAAGGCATCGCCTTCGTCAAACGCAACAAAGCGAAAACTCTTACCGTGCTGCCGAAATATGCCGGCGTGACCAACGAAGAGTGGAACGCCTATGCTTATGAATTTTTCACCCCGCTCTTGACCATCGTGCCGCGGGTCACGCCGGAGCTGGTCAAAGCGACCCAAGAACTTTCCACCGTCGAGGAAACCCGCAAGCTCAACTTGAAGCCCTATATCAACAACAACTACATCGACAAGCTGGCGGCTTCGGGATTCATCGACAAGTTGTATAAATAA
- a CDS encoding ABC transporter ATP-binding protein, whose protein sequence is MPNKITARDVAIVYRGKLGREPVLACHCVDLDVAEGSFVSIVGPSGCGKTTFLYAVDGLLPINGGEIRVDGKLIKGPGTDRAMVFQSASLLPWRSVWSNITYGLKLKGNFRQAQSARIDSLIDMVGLRGFEQRFPSELSGGMQQRANLARALAVDPDILLLDEPFASVDAQTREKLQVELTEIWARTKKTMLFVTHDIAEAVFLSDHVIVFSARPARVSAIVNIEMARPRSLETKHSVQLQAYVKQIWNLIESPT, encoded by the coding sequence ATGCCGAACAAAATCACCGCCCGCGACGTCGCCATCGTCTATCGCGGCAAACTCGGCCGCGAACCGGTGCTCGCCTGCCACTGCGTCGATCTCGACGTTGCCGAGGGTTCGTTCGTTTCTATCGTCGGCCCCAGCGGCTGCGGCAAGACTACGTTTCTCTACGCCGTCGACGGGCTGTTGCCGATCAATGGCGGTGAAATTCGCGTTGACGGAAAACTTATCAAAGGTCCAGGCACGGACCGCGCCATGGTTTTTCAAAGCGCCTCGCTGCTACCCTGGCGCAGCGTCTGGTCGAACATCACCTATGGCCTAAAACTCAAAGGCAATTTCCGCCAAGCGCAAAGCGCGCGCATCGACAGCCTGATCGACATGGTCGGCCTGCGCGGCTTCGAACAGCGCTTTCCCTCTGAACTTTCCGGCGGCATGCAGCAGCGGGCGAACCTCGCCCGCGCCCTCGCCGTCGATCCCGATATCTTGCTGCTCGACGAGCCCTTCGCATCGGTGGACGCGCAGACCCGCGAGAAACTGCAAGTGGAGTTGACCGAGATCTGGGCGCGGACGAAAAAGACCATGTTGTTCGTCACCCATGACATCGCCGAAGCGGTGTTTCTTTCCGATCATGTGATCGTCTTTAGCGCGCGGCCTGCGCGCGTGAGCGCCATCGTCAATATTGAAATGGCGCGGCCGCGCTCACTAGAAACCAAGCATAGCGTGCAGCTGCAAGCATATGTAAAACAGATTTGGAATTTGATCGAATCGCCGACTTGA
- a CDS encoding LLM class flavin-dependent oxidoreductase → MTLVKFGIFVFGDNHPELGRSNQKYFEEVLTIADWAEELGFDSFWLGEHHLYWYGTCVSPPMMIAAISQRTKKIRLGPAIAVPSFHNPLVLAEEYALADNLSNGRLEFALGSGFSPVEFKTFGMTMEEAKERFWEGTDVILKAWREEKFTHHGKYYHYDDATLYVKPVQQPMPPIWLAASSDDTLVKAGQLGWPMMGIPFARSNHLADVKVKNDLYLDSYRKNGHVAAPSIMVAMHVCLHQNDGAAAQLSRPYFERVTSFTKTHRRPGAKIPDFDEVKREKLGVFATPEEAVEIFRAYEKIGVTHVIAMVNFGGLPMADARRTLELMAREVFPKVK, encoded by the coding sequence ATGACGCTTGTGAAATTCGGCATTTTCGTTTTCGGCGACAATCATCCTGAGCTCGGCCGCTCCAACCAGAAATATTTCGAAGAAGTTTTAACCATCGCCGATTGGGCCGAGGAATTGGGCTTCGATTCTTTTTGGTTGGGCGAGCATCATCTCTACTGGTACGGCACCTGCGTGTCGCCGCCGATGATGATCGCGGCGATCAGTCAGCGCACCAAGAAGATTCGTTTAGGCCCGGCCATCGCCGTGCCGTCGTTTCACAATCCGCTGGTCCTCGCCGAAGAGTACGCGCTGGCCGACAATCTCTCCAACGGCCGATTGGAATTCGCTTTGGGCAGCGGCTTTTCGCCGGTGGAGTTCAAGACCTTCGGCATGACAATGGAGGAAGCCAAAGAACGCTTTTGGGAAGGCACCGATGTCATTCTCAAAGCCTGGCGCGAAGAAAAATTCACGCACCATGGCAAGTACTACCATTACGATGACGCGACGCTTTACGTGAAGCCGGTGCAGCAACCGATGCCGCCGATTTGGTTAGCGGCGTCGAGCGACGACACGTTGGTCAAAGCCGGCCAGCTCGGCTGGCCGATGATGGGCATTCCGTTCGCGCGCTCGAACCATCTCGCCGACGTGAAAGTCAAAAACGATCTTTACCTGGATTCCTATCGTAAGAACGGCCACGTGGCCGCGCCGTCGATCATGGTCGCCATGCATGTCTGTCTGCACCAAAACGACGGCGCAGCCGCTCAGCTCAGCCGGCCGTATTTTGAGCGCGTCACGTCGTTTACCAAAACCCATCGGCGCCCGGGCGCAAAAATCCCCGACTTCGACGAAGTGAAACGAGAGAAGCTCGGCGTCTTCGCCACGCCGGAAGAAGCTGTGGAAATTTTTCGCGCTTACGAAAAGATCGGCGTGACCCACGTCATCGCCATGGTCAACTTCGGCGGCCTGCCGATGGCCGACGCGCGCCGGACGTTGGAATTGATGGCGCGTGAAGTGTTTCCAAAAGTCAAATGA
- a CDS encoding ABC transporter permease has protein sequence MSTTVSETTPSQFTKPLPTLPPVPWSERYFRLLWGSVGILGCLLLWQLGTSTGVLDSLFVSSPLEVLRTAIRILPSSEFLGHLISTAQSLFLGLFIAVVVGVFVGLPIGWLPRLNATFEPVIAAVYGVPYIAFLPVIIMWTGIGMTSRVIIVFWSAVFPLIINSIQGAREVDDNYLRVGRSFSATNLQLFFTITLPSAVPYILAGLRTSIGRAIVGVVVAEFFMSSKGLGYFINLKANALEMAPAFVAIVLLALFGIILVSLVTYIENRFCNW, from the coding sequence ATGTCAACCACCGTCAGCGAAACCACGCCAAGCCAATTTACTAAACCGCTACCGACCCTGCCGCCGGTGCCGTGGAGTGAACGTTATTTCCGTCTGTTGTGGGGCAGCGTCGGCATCCTCGGTTGCTTGCTGCTCTGGCAACTCGGCACTTCGACCGGCGTGCTCGATTCGCTCTTCGTCAGCTCGCCCCTCGAAGTGTTGCGCACGGCGATTCGCATCTTGCCGTCGTCGGAATTTCTCGGCCACTTGATCAGCACGGCGCAAAGTCTTTTTCTTGGCCTTTTCATCGCCGTCGTCGTCGGCGTCTTCGTCGGCTTGCCCATCGGTTGGTTGCCGCGCTTGAACGCGACCTTTGAACCGGTGATCGCCGCGGTTTACGGCGTGCCGTACATCGCCTTTCTGCCGGTGATCATCATGTGGACCGGCATCGGCATGACTTCCCGGGTGATCATCGTTTTCTGGTCGGCGGTCTTTCCGTTGATCATCAATTCGATTCAAGGCGCGCGCGAAGTGGACGACAACTATTTGCGCGTCGGCCGAAGTTTTTCCGCGACAAATTTACAATTGTTCTTCACCATCACGCTGCCCTCTGCGGTCCCATATATTTTAGCGGGATTGAGAACCAGCATCGGCCGCGCCATCGTCGGCGTCGTGGTGGCGGAATTTTTCATGTCGTCGAAAGGTTTGGGCTACTTTATCAATCTCAAAGCCAACGCCCTGGAAATGGCGCCAGCCTTCGTCGCCATCGTCCTGCTGGCGCTGTTCGGTATCATCCTGGTTAGCCTCGTCACCTATATCGAAAACCGCTTCTGCAACTGGTAA